In Zea mays cultivar B73 chromosome 7, Zm-B73-REFERENCE-NAM-5.0, whole genome shotgun sequence, the following proteins share a genomic window:
- the LOC109940845 gene encoding uncharacterized protein, with product MTTAWWWFVAMNAVVVAIALLSSSRARPSLVQSPRRQRSGVTLTRRASSAVLQSLLSFSVFSFPSTCLSPYLQPDAATTDRETETEELTVRSSPIKPSASPRALQLSAPSPATAADEEEEEEDPNAMSMDEAYALVLASQQRPEREREEDARRSEVDAKAEEFIRSFKEELRQQRLKSTSN from the coding sequence ATGACGACGGCGTGGTGGTGGTTCGTCGCCATGAACGCGGTCGTCGTGGCTATCGCCTTGCTGTCGTCCTCCCGTGCGCGGCCATCTCTTGTACAGTCCCCACGCCGCCAGCGCTCCGGGGTCACGCTCACGCGCAGGGCCTCCTCGGCGGTGCTGCAGAGCCTCCTCTCTTTCTCCGTCTTCTCCTTCCCGTCGACATGCCTGTCGCCGTACCTCCAGCCCGACGCTGCGACCACCGACCGAGAAACAGAAACAGAGGAGCTCACGGTACGGTCATCACCCATCAAGCCCTCGGCGTCACCGCGCGCGCTCCAGCTGTCGGCGCCGTCGCCCGCGACGGCTGCAgatgaggaggaggaagaagaggaccCGAACGCGATGAGCATGGACGAGGCTTACGCGTTGGTCCTGGCTTCGCAGCAGCGgccggagagggagagggaggaggatgCCAGGAGGTCGGAAGTGGAcgccaaggcagaggagttcatcCGCAGCTTCAAGGAGGAACTGCGGCAGCAGCGGCTCAAGTCCACATCCAACTAA